The genome window GGTCGGGCCGTACGTCAACGCGATCAAACTGATTCAGTTCAACAGCCATCTGGTCGGCCGCGATGTGTCGCAGGCGCGGCCCGGTGACCTGATGTTTTTCGATCAGGGCGACGACCAGCACCTGATGATCTGGATGGGCCGCTACATCGCCTATCACACCGGCACCACCACCCCCACTGACAACGGCATGCGTTCGGCAAGCCTGCAGCAACTCATGACATGGAAGGACACCCGATGGATACCCGACGCAGCCAACCCCAACTTCATCGGCGTCTATCGACTGAACTTTCTCTCCCAATGACCGGTGCCCGCATGTTGCGTATCTGTTCACGAATTTTCTTGCTGTTGGCGTTGTTGCTGCCGTTTACCTGGGTCAACGCCGAAGACTCGGTGGAGCCGAGCAATTACACGCCGGTGGCCGGTGAGAGTTTCTTTTTGCTTGCCGACAGCAGTTTTGCCAGCGACGAGCCGGCGATGGTCCGCCTCGAGGCCCCGGGTCGTGACTACCGGCGTTTTCGCATGGAGCCGTACGGCGGCGCCGACATTCGCGTATACCGCATCGACAAGCCGCTGGATTTCCTCAAGCGCCAGAAGAACCTGCATCGCGTCGTCAGCGACGGCCAGTTCAAGGGCGAAGGTCTGTCCAACACTCTCGCCTATCTGTGGGACAACTGGTATCGCAAATCCCGGCGGGTGATGCAGCGTGCGTTCTCCTACGAGTCGCGCAAGCAGGTCACCGAAGAAGTGCCGGAGCTGAAAATGGGCGAGGCCATGGCCGCGCCGACGCCGTACGAAGCGCAGCCGCAATTCGCGCTGATCCCGGGTCTGCCGGTGGTCAGCCAGTTCCGTTATCCGCTGTGGCAGGCCAAGCCTATCCAACCGCCGGCCGGGGTCAATCTGGCCGGCTCGTCCAGTGACTTCGTCAGCGTCACGCCGGGCAACGTTTACATCCCGTTGGGTAACCTGAAGCCGGGGCTGTATCTGGTTGAAGCGCTGATCGGCAAGTACCGCGCGACCACCATGGTTTTCGTCTCCAACACCGTCGCGGTGAGCAAGATTGCCGGTGATGAACTGCTGGTCTGGGCCGCGCGCAAACACGAAGGCAGCTCGGTGCCGAAGGTCAATGTGCTGTGGACCGATGGCCTCGGCGTGATGAGCAGCGGTGCTACCGATGCCGACGGTTTGCTGCGCCTGAAACACGTCAGCCCGGAGCGCTCGTTCGTCATCGGCGAGGACGAAGAGGGCGGCGTGTTCGTCTCGGAAAACTTCTACTACGACAGCGAAATCTACGACACCAAACTTTACGCCTTCACCGACCGGCCGCTGTATCGTCCGGGCGATTGGGTGTCGTTGAAAATCGTCGGTCGCGAGTTCAAGAATGCCCGTGATTCGGTGCTGCCGGGCGCGGCGGATGTCAGTGTCAGCGTGCTTGATGCCACGGGGACCGAATTGCAAACCCTCGATCTGAAACTGGATTCCAAGGCCGGTACTCAGGGCCGTTTCCAGTTGCCGGATAACGCCGTGGCCGGTGGTTACGAGATCCGTTTCAACTACAAGGATCAGGCCTATAGCAGTGCTTTCCGTGTGGCTGAATACATCAAGCCGCACTTCGAAATCTCGCTGAATCTGGCCAAGCAGGATTACCGCACCGGTGAGCCGGTGAAAGGCAGTCTGGTGTTGCTCTACCCGGACGGCAAACCGGTGGCCAACGCCAAATTGAGCCTGAGCCTGCGCGCCCAGCAACTGTCGATGGTCGACAACGAGCTGCAATACCTCGGGCAATTCCCGGTGGAGCTGACCAGCACCGAACTGACCACCGACAGCAAGGGCAACGCGACCCTCGATTTGCCGGCAGCCGATAAACCGAGCCGCTACATGCTCACCGTGTTCGCCAGCGACGGCGCGGCTTATCGGGTCAAGACCACCAAGGAAATCCTCATCGACCGTGGCGCGGCGAGTTTCCGCTTGAGCGCGCCGCAGCGTTTCAGCGCGGTCGGTGACAAGGTTGCCTTCAGCTACGTGAATGAGGGTGGCACCGAACAGAGCAAAGCCGTGACGCCGAGCAGCTACGCCTGGGTGCGCCTGGAAGACCAGAGCACCGGCGAAGGCAAACTCGCCGCAACGGATAAAGGTTTCAGCCTCGCTTTTGAACGTCCGGGCACCTACAACCTGACGCTGAAGGATCAACACGGTCGCGTCCTCGGCGCCACCGGCCATTCGGTCACCGGCGACGGTGTGAAAGCGGTGCCGGGCACAGTGGAAATCGTCCTCGACAAACCCGAGTACAAGGCGGGCGAAGAAGCGCTGGCGCTGATCACCTTCCCTGAGCCGGTCAGCGATGCATTGCTGTCGCTGGAGCGCGATAAGGTCGAAGCGACCGCGCTGCTGGCCAAAGGCAGCGACTGGCTGAAGCTGGAAAAACTCAGCGACACTCAGTACCGCGCGCGGATCCCGGTTAAGGACAACTTCGCGCCGAATCTGACCTTCTCCGTGCTCTACACCAAGGGCGGTCAGTACAGCTTCCAGAACGCCGGGATCAAAGTGGCCGCGCCGCAAATCGACGTGGCGATCAGCACCGACAAGGCAATCTACTTGCCGGGCGATACGGTCACGGTCGACCTGACCACGCAGTTCGCCGGCAAAGCGGTGCCGGCGCATCTGACGGTCAGCGTCGTCGACGAAATGGTTTATGCGTTGCAACCGGAAGTCGCGCCGAGCATCGACCAGTTCTTCTATCACCCGCGGCGCAACAACGTGCGCACCAGTGCCAGCCTGTCATTCATAAGCTACGACGTGGCATTGCCGGGCAGCCCCGGCGCACCGGGCAAGGCCAATCGCAGCGAACGCGGCGTGAAGGTGCTTGAGCGTCCGCGCCGTGAAGACGTCGACACCGCTGCATGGCAGCCGGAGTTGTTGACCGGTGCTGACGGCAAAACCCGCTTCACCTTCAAGATGCCGGACTCGCTGACCCGCTGGCGCATCACCGCGCGGGCGATTGCCGATGACGGTCAGGTCGGGCAGAAGAAGCAGTTCGTCCGTTCGGAAAAGCCGCTGTACCTGAAGTGGAGCGGGCCGAGCAAATTCCGCAAGGGCGATCAGCCGCAACTGGGCGTGTTCGCTTTCAGTCAGGCAGAGAAACCGGTCAAGGCGGAACTGGTGACTCACTATGCCGGTACCGAACAACGTCTGCCGGTGACTTTGAACCGCGGCATCAATTACCTGCCACTGCCGGCGTTCGCTTTGGCCTCTGGCGAGTGGACGGCGGAGCTGGTGCAGGATGGCAAAGTCGCCGATGCCCTGGCTGTGCGCTTGAGTGCCACCGGTGAAGGCTGGCAGGTCACCCAGACACAAAGCCTCGACGTGGTCAGCGGCGATACGCCGTTGAGTTTGCCGGCGGATGCCACGGATATCCGCCTGCGTCTGGATGACAGTCCGCAAGCGCTGTTCCGTTCCGCCCTCGATGATCTGCTGAGCTACCCGTACGGCGGCGTCGAGCAGACGGCCAGTCGCTTGCTGCCGCTAAGCATCGCTTATCCATCGCTGGCCTCGAATCCGCAGATTCGCGATCGCTTGCGCCTGATCATGCAGAACAGCCGCCTGCGTCTGGTGCAAATGGCCGGGCCGTCGGCGAGCTTTACCTGGTGGGGCTACGACGGCGAGCCCGATGCCTTTCTCACCGCCTATGCCTATTACGCCGACTGGAATGCCAGCCGCGTACTCGACCTGACCCTGCCGCCGGAGCACTGGCAGCGGGTGCTGGAGGTTTATGCCAAGCAAGCGCCGAATACGCCATTGCTGCAACGGGCGCTGATTCTGTCGTTCGCCAAACAGATGCAACTGCCAGTGAACACGCTGCTCAGCGGTTTGATCGACGATCTGGCCAAGGCCGGTGAAGGCGCTGCCGAAACCTTGCTCGACGACGGCCAGGACAGTCTGGTGATGAACGACCCGGATTCGGCGCTCGGTATGGCGGCGGCGCGGGTACTCACTGCATCGTTGGCGACGCAGGCGAAAGTTGCTTTGCCGGAGGCATTCAATCGTCAACTGGGCGCAGCGCAACAACGTCTGGCGGCCAGCTCGCAGCCCTTCGTCGAAGCGCTGAACCTGTCGCTGCAACCGTTTGATCAGGCCCGTGCGACGGCGTTGTTGCAACGCCTGTTGCCGCAGCAATCGACGCTGGAACGTGCGCTGGCGCTGACCTGGCTGCAACGCAGCATCGCTCAGGCCTCGCCGACCATCGCGCTGATGCCGGGTGAAGGCTGGAAGAAAAACTACGGGGCCAGCGGCGAGATGTACTGGACATGGCAAGGCGCGGCGCCGCTGCCGAGCGTGCTGAGCGTGTCCGGCACGCAAGAGCGGCCGCTGCGTGCAGCACTGAGCTTCCAGACGCAACAGCCGCAGGTCGATCCGATGGGCGTGACCATCACCCGGCGCCTGTCGCGTTTGGTGCCGGGCGACGAAGCGTTCACCTTCAAACTCGAGCCGGTCGGCACTAAGCCGCTGTCCAGCGACAGCCTGTACCTGGACGAGGTGATCCTCACCAGCAAGGCAGCGAAACCGCTGCGCTACGGCATGCTTGAAGTGCCGCTGCCACCGGGCGCGGATGTCGAGCGCACGACGTGGGGCATCAAGTTGCAGGGCAAGGACGGCACCGAACCGACCGCGCTGGAGAAGGCGCGTTTCGAACCGGGCCAACTGGCTTACGCGGTGCCGGTCGACGCGCTGAGTGGCGAGTTGCGCCTGCGTCATCTGGTGCGCTTCTCGCAGAAGGGCCAGTTCAACCTGCCGCCGGTACGCTTCAAGCAAGTGTATGCACCGCAGCATCAGGCCCAGGAGGCGAAAGCCGCCCTCGGTCAGGTCACGGTCAACTGACATGCGCCGGCCGCTGTTGTGGCTGCTGATGGGTGTGATGCCTGCGCTGGCGACAGCGCAGGACGAGCCGTTGCGCGTGGCCTATCAGGGCGAGTTGTTGTCGTTGAGTCAGACGCAACTGATCAAGCGCGAACCGTTGCCAGCGTCGCTGGATGCGCCGCTGGGCAGTCTGTGGAAGTTGTTCGTCTACGCGTGGCTGGTGGATACCGGTGCCCGGGAACCGGCTTATGAATGTCGCGGGCAGTCCAGAGAAGAAGTTTATTGCTGCTCGGCGGGCGGCAAGATCGAGCGGGATCAGGCACTGGTAAAGTCCTGCGGTCTGTATTTCGAACCGGCGCGGTTGGGCATTGCAGCGACGGATTGGCGAGCGTATTGGCAGGCGCGGCAAGCGCCGACGTGGTTGCTGGATTTGCCAGCTGTGCAACCGGCAACAAGGGTTTCGGTTGCCGAGTTATTGAGCGTTCTGGCGTTGCTGCCAGCGCAGGAACAGATGCGCCGCGTGCTGCTCGATGTCGTACTGAACGCGGCGGACGGCAATGTCGCCGGCGAGTTGGGCGGACGCCTGCGGGTGAAAACCTGGAGCTGGCTCGGCGACCAGGATGCACAATCGCGGCAAGGTGGATTCGCCGGCTGGAGCGCCGACGGCGCGCCGATCTGGGCGGGTGGACGCGGTACCAGTCAAATGGTTCTGCGTCATTACGCTCAGGCGCTGGCCAGCGTGTTGCCGACGGCGTGGCCAGCGGACACGGGGCGTTGTGTGGAAGTCGGGCTGTTCTCGAAATATCCAGTTTCCAAGGTTCTGGTCGGGGATCGTGTCGCTACGTCCGGGCCATTGCGCGGCGACTACCGCGTCGAATTCGCCAACGGCAATGCGCTGGACATCCACAGCGATGGCGAACTGTTTCTGCTCAACGACAAACTCGTCGCAAGGCTTGATCGCGAAGAATATGTCGCCCGCGTCCTTGAGCGCGAAGCCAAACCGCAACCCGCCGAAGCCGCCAGGGCGCTGGCCGTAGCGATCCGCACTTATCTGCTGCAAAACGCCACGCGCAACGGCGATTGCCTGAGCATCGACGACAGCAGCAATCGCCAGCGCGTCGCCCCGCGTCCAGCCTCGGCCGAATCACGCAACATCACGGCGTGGACGGCGGATCTGGTACTGGCCGGCAGCACCGTCACCTATCACTCCGACCAGCCCGGCCCGGACAGACTCGCCTGGCAGCAAGCCGTCGAGCAAGCGAACGCTGGGCAGCGCTACGACGCGATTCTTCTGAACGCCTATCCACGCGCCAGCCTCAGCCGTTGGGACAACCCGGTCGCCTCCTGCGAAGCATTGCCCGCCGCGCAAGACTGGCTGCAGAAGCAGCGGCGCGGCTGGCGTCCGAGGCTTGAAAGCGAAACCGGCTACAACGAAGTCAGCACTTTCGCCGTATGCAAACTCGCCTTCGGCCGGCCCTTCGTCGACCGTGAGCGTCAGCGCATTTATGTGCGCGGCGTGCTGACCCTGCAGGATCGCCTCGATCTTACCCACGAATATCTGCACCTGGCCTTCGAAGCACACCCCAACGGCCAGGATGAAACCTACATCGAAGGGCTCGCCCGTCACCTTTTGCTGGAATAGACCATGACACTCCGTTATCCACAGGTCTTGCTGCTGCTCTGTGCCCTCAACGTACTGCCGCAAGCGTTCGCCGCCGATGGCGTCAAACTCGACACCCCGGTGGGCGGCTGGCGCAGCGGCGCTCCGCAAGGCGAGGGCGAGAGCTTTCGCCAGACCGTCAACTACCCGGCCTCGTCGGTCAACACACCGCTTGGCCAGGCCAATACCGCCAGAATCAGCGGCCAGATCAAAGCCGTGCCGAAGAACAACGAACCCGGCCGCCTGATCGTCAACGGCGTCAGCATGCCGCTGAAAATCGACCCATCCGGCGGCTTTGATCGCCCGTTCTCCTTCCCCAATGGCAGCAACAGCGTCGAAGTGCGCAGCGCCGACGGCCAGCAACGCCACCGCACGCAATTCCTCAACGCCCGCGGCGGCGCCACCCCGGCCAAACTGCGCGTGCTGCTGGCCTGGGACAGCGACGGCACCGACCTCGACCTGCACCTGATCACCCCCGATGGCGCCCACATCTGGTACGGCAACCGCGTCGCACCCAACGGCGCCGCCCTCGACGTCGACGTCACCACCGGCTACGGCCCGGAAATCGCCGCCATGCCCGCGCCGATCAAGGGGCAGTATCTGGTCTATGTGAATTATTACGGCGGCGGGTATCGCGGAGATGACGAAGGTGGGGATGAAGCGGTGCAGGCGCTGACCACGGCGCAGGTGACGGTGATTACTGAAGAAGGCACGCCGAGCGAGAAGATGGAGACATTTGTAGTGCCGATGCGGACGGCGGGGGAGCTGACGTTGGTGAAGTCGTTCAGTTATCCGTGAATCCGGCTAATCAGGAAAAACGCCGCAAAGCGCGTTGCCCTGATAACCATGCACAATCGGCCCCAGCATCATGAACGGGCCGCAGGCTTAGAACGGCGACGGCACCGTTTGTTTTGAATAGAGCAAAACAATTTCATTGCCGGACTCGTCACTGCCAAAGGACTGCTCGGAATACGACGTACACACGGGCAATTTCAGCGGAACAGGAATGATCAACGCCCAAACCGTGATGCCACACCATTCACGGGTAGGCGCTGATTGCGCGGTTCGGGTAATCGCTGGCGTGAGCGAACGAGCACTTAGAGCTTTGTACTCGTCAGTTCTGAGTGTGGTTTTCTCAGGCAAAGCCACGATGGCACCGACGCAGCCTGAGAGATAAAAACTCATCGCAGCGATCAGGATGACCGGTCCAAGCAGTGTGAAACGAGGGGCGAATCGCACGTTTTAACTTCCTTGTGAAGCGTTTCGGAACAGTGGTGCCCAGCTTGTTCGATTCCTTCCAAGCGAGAGGCGTAGCCTTTTTGCAGGCATTAAAAAGCCGGCTTGTGGCCGGCTTCTCGGGGACTGGCTTGGTATATTTTTGGTAAACCGCGCCAGCCTTCAAAACGTACATCCGGATCTGCGTCCGGCTGTGGGACTTGGTCAGACGTTGGTCTGCCGCGTCAGGCGTCATCCGAGCCGCTGGGCGGGTCGATGCGCGAATGTGGGGCGCAGGATACTGAGTTTTGCTTTGGATTCCCAGCCTCAAGTGCGGTTTAGAGCGACTGAAGCGGTACAAACTCGGGATTTGTACCGGTTGTCAGGGCCTCTTCGCGGGCAAGCCCGCTCCCACAGGTTCTGGCAAACAGTCATAGAAACGGCACCACCGGCCGGCGCTTTCCCAGTGTCGACCACCAGAATACCCAGCCAAGAATGTGAATCCGCTGCTCTTCGATCTGCGCCGGCCGGAAAACCTCGTCGGGGTATTCGGCGCTGTTGTGGCTGCGCATGCGCAGGCCGTTGCCGGGCATGCGGTGCAGGTATTTGATGCGCAGCATGCCGTCGTGTTCTACGGCGTAGATTTCGCCGTCGACGACCTGGGTCAGACCGCGGTCGATGGCGACGATGGAGCCGTCTTCGATGCGATCGGCCATGCTGTTGCCGATCATGTGCGCGCAGATGGCGTTGGCGTGCTGGATGTCGAGTTGATCGAGGTGGGCGCGGGGCAGGCGCAGGGATTGGTCGGGGTCGAGGATGACGTGGGTTTTGCCGTCGCCGTTGGCGATCGGGGTTTCCTTGAAAAATGCCAGGTCAATGTCGCTGGGGTTGATGACGGTGTAGACGCCGCAGATGGACTGGGCATCGAACGTGTCGCCGTTGCTGGCGGGTGGGTGCAGGCGCGCGACCTCCTTGACGCCTTCCCCGGTTTTCAGCCATTCACTATTGACCGACAACAGGCGTGAGACTTCTTCCATGCGATACGCCGGGACGCCCCGGGTGTACCAGTTATGAACGTTTTGGGCTTCCGTGCCCCAGAACCTTGCGAAATCCGTGGTGCTGATGTTCGCTGCTTCCAGGAGTGCCTTGAATCGTGGACCGCTAGTGTTCTTTCTCATAAACACGGAGTCTACGGCCGGACTAGAGCGGTTTGAATAAACCGGGCGTTCAAAAAAAGCCTGTATTTTGCGACGGGATGTAAGACGTACTTGTGGGAAATTAAACAGATTAAAACTGCATGTAGGAATTTAAACGGTTTGTTTAGTCGGGCTTTTTCAAGAGCCCCTCACCCCAACCCTCTCCCGGAGGGATAGGGGGCCGACCAAGGTGTATTTCGAGTTACATCGACCTGAACAACCGAGTCGATTATGCAGACGCCAATAACAAAAAACCCCGGAAATCCGGGGTTTTTTTCAAGCGTCACGCAAAGCGCAATGGCTTAGCCCTTGTAGGCGGCAACCGACTTGGTGATCGCTTCGCGGGCGGCGTCTGCACCGGCCCAGCCTTCGATCTTGACCCACTTGCCCTTCTCGAGATCCTTGTAGTTCGCGAAGAAGTGCTCGATCTGCTGGATCAGCAGTGGCGGCAGGTCGGTGTATTCCTTCACGTCGACGTACAGCTGCGACAGCTTGTCGTGGGGCACTGCGATGACTTTGGCATCGCCGCCGCCGTCGTCGGTCATGTTCAGGATGCCGACCGGACGGGCGCGGATTACCGAGCCTGGCGCTACCGGATAAGGAGTCACGACCAGCACGTCGAGGGGATCACCGTCGTCAGCCAGGGTGTTCGGGATGTAACCGTAGTTGGCCGGGTAGAACATTGGGGTGGCCATGAAACGGTCAACGAACAGGCAATCGCTGTCTTTGTCGATTTCGTATTTGATCGGCGCGTGGTTGGCCGGGATCTCGATCGCGACGTAGATGTCGTTCGGCAGGTCTTTGCCAGCCGGAATCTTGCTGTAGCTCATTGGGCGTTGCCCCCGTAGTTGACCAAAAACACTTGGCCGGATTGACCAAAAAGTGGCGGCGATTATAGGCACATTCCTACGCCGACGCCACGTACCAGAAGTCGTGCAGAGCTTAGTCGTGCGCCTGATAGACCGGGTCTGTGGCCTGAAGTTGCCGCAGTCTGCCCAACGGATCCTGCCGGTAGAAAAGCTGCAGTTGCAAGTAGACCTGTGGATAAGCCTCGTGGAGCAGATCCGGGGCGCTGAAGAAGTATTCGCTGGTGACGGCGAAGAACTCCGCCGGGTTCTCGGCGGCGTAGGGATCGATGGCGGTTTCAGCGTCGGGATCGTGGTCGAGCTGGCGGTTGAGGTCGTCGTAGGCGGCTTGCATCACCGTGGCCCAGTCGCTGACGCGCATGTCGGCATGCAGCGGCGGCAGGCCGTTGGCGTCGCCATTGAGCATGTCGAGCTTGTGCGCCAGTTCGTGGATCACCAGGTTGTAGCCTTCCCAGCCACCGCTGGCCTGTACGCCGGGCCAGGCGAGAATCACCGGCCCCTGTTGCCAGGCTTCGCCGCTGTGTTCGCCGTCCCACTCATGCTCGACGCCGCTGGCATCGCGATGACGTTGCGGGCTGAGGAAGTCATCCGGGTACAGCACGATCTCGTGGAAACCCTGGTACCAATTCAGATCACCGAGATGCAGCAACGGCAACTGCGCTTGGGCGGCGAGCAGCAGGCGCTGTTCCTGATGCAGTTCGACGCCGGGCAGGGCGGTCAGGTGTTTGTCGTCGAGAAACAGCACGCAGGCTTCGCGCAGCCACTGGTCTTCAGTCGCGCTGATGCCATCGAGGAAGGAGAGTTGATGGCGCACCCGTTGCCACAGGTCGTCGGCAATCGGGTGCCTGGCCAGGAGGCGCCGGCGTCGCCAGGCGCTCAGTGACCACATCGGATCAGTGCGATTGCACTTTGGTGCCGCCGAACCGGCTGCGCACCACGCCGATGATCATCGGCACCAGCGACAGCAGGATGATTGCCACCACCAGCAGCGAGAGGTTTTTCTTGATGAACGGCACGTTGCCGAAGAAATAACCCAGGGTGACCAGACCGCCGACCCAGAGGATGGTACCGAGCACGCTGAAGCCGAAGAAACGCGGGTACGGCATCCGCGCCACGCCCGCGACGAACGGCGCGAAGGTGCGGATGATCGGCAGGAAACGCGCCATGGTCACGGTTTTGCCGCCATGCTTGTCGTAGAAGTCGTGGGTTTTTTGCAGGTAGTCGCGACGGAAGATTTTCGAGTTCGGGTTGCTGAACAGCTTCTCCCCGGCCGTGCGTCCGATCACGTAGTTGGTACTGTCGCCCATGATCGCCGCCAGCATCAGCAGGCCACCGAGCAGCACCGGATCCATGCCGCCGCCGGCCGCCACTGCGCCAGCGATGAACAGCAGCGAGTCACCCGGCAGGAACGGCATCACCACCAGACCGGTTTCACAGAAGATCACCAGAAACAGGATGGCGTAGATCCATGGCCCATAGTTGTTCACCAGCAAATCGAGATACACATCGAGATGCAGGATAAGGTCGAGCGGGTTGAAATCCATGGGGGCACCTGTATGACGGCCCGACTCGGCAGGCCTGTGCGGATGACTTCGTGTAAGCCTACAGCGGGGTGTAGTTTTTCTTACAAGCCGGAAAGATCGGAATTATACGGTCTGACCGCTGAAAAGCGCGCCGGTTTTGTAGCGGGGAGTGTCGCGAAGTGAGCAATTGTCAGGGAAGGGGCGGCCGTGGCGAGGGAGCGAACTCCCTCATCACCGAAGCCGTTGGAGTCAGAGCTCGTCGCTGATCGGCAGTACGTAGTTCTTGAACTCGGTGTCTTCCTTGAAGCCGATCGATTCGTAGGTTTTCTGCGCCACTTCGTTGTTCGCGCTGGTCGAGACGCGCATGCGCACGGCCTGGGTTTCCTTGGCCATTTTCTTCGCAGTGCGGATCAGGTTGTCGGCCACCAGTTGCCGGCGCGCGTCTTCAGCAACGTAGATATCGTTGAGAATCCACACGCGTTTGAGTGATAGCGAAGAGAAGCTCGGATAGAGCTGGCAGAAACCCATGAGTTTCTTGTCGTCATCGTCGGCCAGGGCCAGATAGATCACCGACTCTTTGCGGCGCAAGCGCTTTTCGAGGAACGCGCGGGAGGAATCCGGGTAAGGCAGGGAGCCGTAGAACTCGCGATATTTGACGAACAAAGGAGTCAGCAAATCCAGATGTTCGAGGGTCGCTTGAATAATCCGCATGATAGGTCTCGTCTTCAAGTGGCTGTCTTCAACTGCTCTGACGGCGATGGGAAACCCGGGCGGCCGTGCGTCGATCCTGCCTGAAAGCAGCGCAGAAAGGCAATGCGGAAACGGTTCAGGCTGGCGGTGGATCGAGCAGGAAGTT of Pseudomonas triticicola contains these proteins:
- a CDS encoding S24 family peptidase; protein product: MRKNTSGPRFKALLEAANISTTDFARFWGTEAQNVHNWYTRGVPAYRMEEVSRLLSVNSEWLKTGEGVKEVARLHPPASNGDTFDAQSICGVYTVINPSDIDLAFFKETPIANGDGKTHVILDPDQSLRLPRAHLDQLDIQHANAICAHMIGNSMADRIEDGSIVAIDRGLTQVVDGEIYAVEHDGMLRIKYLHRMPGNGLRMRSHNSAEYPDEVFRPAQIEEQRIHILGWVFWWSTLGKRRPVVPFL
- a CDS encoding YfaP family protein; the protein is MTLRYPQVLLLLCALNVLPQAFAADGVKLDTPVGGWRSGAPQGEGESFRQTVNYPASSVNTPLGQANTARISGQIKAVPKNNEPGRLIVNGVSMPLKIDPSGGFDRPFSFPNGSNSVEVRSADGQQRHRTQFLNARGGATPAKLRVLLAWDSDGTDLDLHLITPDGAHIWYGNRVAPNGAALDVDVTTGYGPEIAAMPAPIKGQYLVYVNYYGGGYRGDDEGGDEAVQALTTAQVTVITEEGTPSEKMETFVVPMRTAGELTLVKSFSYP
- a CDS encoding DedA family protein, whose protein sequence is MDFNPLDLILHLDVYLDLLVNNYGPWIYAILFLVIFCETGLVVMPFLPGDSLLFIAGAVAAGGGMDPVLLGGLLMLAAIMGDSTNYVIGRTAGEKLFSNPNSKIFRRDYLQKTHDFYDKHGGKTVTMARFLPIIRTFAPFVAGVARMPYPRFFGFSVLGTILWVGGLVTLGYFFGNVPFIKKNLSLLVVAIILLSLVPMIIGVVRSRFGGTKVQSH
- a CDS encoding DUF2300 domain-containing protein is translated as MRRPLLWLLMGVMPALATAQDEPLRVAYQGELLSLSQTQLIKREPLPASLDAPLGSLWKLFVYAWLVDTGAREPAYECRGQSREEVYCCSAGGKIERDQALVKSCGLYFEPARLGIAATDWRAYWQARQAPTWLLDLPAVQPATRVSVAELLSVLALLPAQEQMRRVLLDVVLNAADGNVAGELGGRLRVKTWSWLGDQDAQSRQGGFAGWSADGAPIWAGGRGTSQMVLRHYAQALASVLPTAWPADTGRCVEVGLFSKYPVSKVLVGDRVATSGPLRGDYRVEFANGNALDIHSDGELFLLNDKLVARLDREEYVARVLEREAKPQPAEAARALAVAIRTYLLQNATRNGDCLSIDDSSNRQRVAPRPASAESRNITAWTADLVLAGSTVTYHSDQPGPDRLAWQQAVEQANAGQRYDAILLNAYPRASLSRWDNPVASCEALPAAQDWLQKQRRGWRPRLESETGYNEVSTFAVCKLAFGRPFVDRERQRIYVRGVLTLQDRLDLTHEYLHLAFEAHPNGQDETYIEGLARHLLLE
- the ppa gene encoding inorganic diphosphatase, yielding MSYSKIPAGKDLPNDIYVAIEIPANHAPIKYEIDKDSDCLFVDRFMATPMFYPANYGYIPNTLADDGDPLDVLVVTPYPVAPGSVIRARPVGILNMTDDGGGDAKVIAVPHDKLSQLYVDVKEYTDLPPLLIQQIEHFFANYKDLEKGKWVKIEGWAGADAAREAITKSVAAYKG
- a CDS encoding GNAT family N-acetyltransferase, whose protein sequence is MRIIQATLEHLDLLTPLFVKYREFYGSLPYPDSSRAFLEKRLRRKESVIYLALADDDDKKLMGFCQLYPSFSSLSLKRVWILNDIYVAEDARRQLVADNLIRTAKKMAKETQAVRMRVSTSANNEVAQKTYESIGFKEDTEFKNYVLPISDEL
- a CDS encoding alpha-2-macroglobulin family protein encodes the protein MTGARMLRICSRIFLLLALLLPFTWVNAEDSVEPSNYTPVAGESFFLLADSSFASDEPAMVRLEAPGRDYRRFRMEPYGGADIRVYRIDKPLDFLKRQKNLHRVVSDGQFKGEGLSNTLAYLWDNWYRKSRRVMQRAFSYESRKQVTEEVPELKMGEAMAAPTPYEAQPQFALIPGLPVVSQFRYPLWQAKPIQPPAGVNLAGSSSDFVSVTPGNVYIPLGNLKPGLYLVEALIGKYRATTMVFVSNTVAVSKIAGDELLVWAARKHEGSSVPKVNVLWTDGLGVMSSGATDADGLLRLKHVSPERSFVIGEDEEGGVFVSENFYYDSEIYDTKLYAFTDRPLYRPGDWVSLKIVGREFKNARDSVLPGAADVSVSVLDATGTELQTLDLKLDSKAGTQGRFQLPDNAVAGGYEIRFNYKDQAYSSAFRVAEYIKPHFEISLNLAKQDYRTGEPVKGSLVLLYPDGKPVANAKLSLSLRAQQLSMVDNELQYLGQFPVELTSTELTTDSKGNATLDLPAADKPSRYMLTVFASDGAAYRVKTTKEILIDRGAASFRLSAPQRFSAVGDKVAFSYVNEGGTEQSKAVTPSSYAWVRLEDQSTGEGKLAATDKGFSLAFERPGTYNLTLKDQHGRVLGATGHSVTGDGVKAVPGTVEIVLDKPEYKAGEEALALITFPEPVSDALLSLERDKVEATALLAKGSDWLKLEKLSDTQYRARIPVKDNFAPNLTFSVLYTKGGQYSFQNAGIKVAAPQIDVAISTDKAIYLPGDTVTVDLTTQFAGKAVPAHLTVSVVDEMVYALQPEVAPSIDQFFYHPRRNNVRTSASLSFISYDVALPGSPGAPGKANRSERGVKVLERPRREDVDTAAWQPELLTGADGKTRFTFKMPDSLTRWRITARAIADDGQVGQKKQFVRSEKPLYLKWSGPSKFRKGDQPQLGVFAFSQAEKPVKAELVTHYAGTEQRLPVTLNRGINYLPLPAFALASGEWTAELVQDGKVADALAVRLSATGEGWQVTQTQSLDVVSGDTPLSLPADATDIRLRLDDSPQALFRSALDDLLSYPYGGVEQTASRLLPLSIAYPSLASNPQIRDRLRLIMQNSRLRLVQMAGPSASFTWWGYDGEPDAFLTAYAYYADWNASRVLDLTLPPEHWQRVLEVYAKQAPNTPLLQRALILSFAKQMQLPVNTLLSGLIDDLAKAGEGAAETLLDDGQDSLVMNDPDSALGMAAARVLTASLATQAKVALPEAFNRQLGAAQQRLAASSQPFVEALNLSLQPFDQARATALLQRLLPQQSTLERALALTWLQRSIAQASPTIALMPGEGWKKNYGASGEMYWTWQGAAPLPSVLSVSGTQERPLRAALSFQTQQPQVDPMGVTITRRLSRLVPGDEAFTFKLEPVGTKPLSSDSLYLDEVILTSKAAKPLRYGMLEVPLPPGADVERTTWGIKLQGKDGTEPTALEKARFEPGQLAYAVPVDALSGELRLRHLVRFSQKGQFNLPPVRFKQVYAPQHQAQEAKAALGQVTVN
- a CDS encoding zinc-dependent peptidase translates to MWSLSAWRRRRLLARHPIADDLWQRVRHQLSFLDGISATEDQWLREACVLFLDDKHLTALPGVELHQEQRLLLAAQAQLPLLHLGDLNWYQGFHEIVLYPDDFLSPQRHRDASGVEHEWDGEHSGEAWQQGPVILAWPGVQASGGWEGYNLVIHELAHKLDMLNGDANGLPPLHADMRVSDWATVMQAAYDDLNRQLDHDPDAETAIDPYAAENPAEFFAVTSEYFFSAPDLLHEAYPQVYLQLQLFYRQDPLGRLRQLQATDPVYQAHD